One Solanum lycopersicum chromosome 2, SLM_r2.1 genomic region harbors:
- the LOC101251641 gene encoding scarecrow-like protein 15, which translates to MKVPFSTNDNVSSKPLVNSNNSFTFPAATNGSNLCYEPKSVLELRRSPSPIVDKQIITTNPDLSALCGGEDPLQLGDHVLSNFEDWDSLMRELGLHDDSASLSKTNPLTHSESLTQFHNLSEFSAESNQFPSPDFSFSDTNFPQQFPTVNQASFINALDLSGDIHQNWSVGFDYVDELIRFAECFETNAFQLAHVILARLNQRLRSAAGKPLQRAAFYFKEALQAQLAGSARQTRSSSSSDVIQTIKSYKILSNISPIPMFSSFTANQAVLEAVDGSMLVHVIDFDIGLGGHWASFMKELADKAECRKANAPILRITALVPEEYAVESRLIRENLTQFARELNIGFEIDFVLIRTFELLSFKAIKFMEGEKTAVLLSPAIFRRVGSGFVNELRRISPNVVVHVDSEGLMGYGAMSFRQTVIDGLEFYSTLLESLEAANIGGGNCGDWMRKIENFVLFPKIVDMIGAVGRRGGGGSWRDAMVDAGFRPVGLSQFADFQADCLLGRVQVRGFHVAKRQAEMLLCWHDRALVATSAWRC; encoded by the coding sequence ATGAAAGTGCCCTTTTCCACTAATGATAACGTAAGTTCTAAGCCATTGGTTAACAGCAACAACAGCTTTACTTTTCCAGCCGCTACCAACGGTTCTAATTTGTGCTACGAACCTAAGTCAGTGCTCGAGCTCCGTCGTAGCCCAAGTCCTATAGTTGATAAGCAGATTATAACAACGAATCCTGATTTGTCTGCTCTTTGTGGTGGTGAAGATCCTCTTCAATTAGGAGATCATGTTCTGAGTAACTTTGAAGATTGGGATTCTTTGATGAGAGAACTTGGCTTGCACGACGATTCTGCTTCGCTTTCAAAAACGAATCCTCTCACCCACAGCGAATCGCTGACTCAGTTCCATAATCTCTCCGAGTTTTCAGCTGAATCGAATCAGTTTCCTAGTCCTGATTTTTCTTTCTCAGACACTAATTTCCCTCAGCAGTTTCCGACGGTGAATCAGGCAAGTTTCATCAACGCCCTTGATCTCTCCGGGGATATCCACCAGAATTGGAGCGTAGGATTTGATTATGTGGATGAACTCATTCGTTTTGCTGAGTGTTTCGAAACAAACGCTTTCCAACTCGCACATGTGATACTGGCACGCCTCAATCAACGGCTCAGATCCGCAGCAGGAAAACCTCTCCAACGAGCTGCCTTTTACTTCAAGGAAGCACTTCAAGCGCAGCTCGCCGGATCAGCTCGGCAAACTCGTTCTTCAAGTTCCTCCGACGTAATTCAAACGATTAAATCTTATAAAATATTGTCAAATATTTCTCCGATCCCTATGTTCTCTAGCTTCACGGCGAATCAGGCCGTGCTTGAGGCAGTTGACGGCTCCATGCTAGTCCACGTCATCGATTTCGACATCGGACTTGGTGGTCACTGGGCTTCCTTCATGAAAGAGTTAGCCGACAAAGCCGAGTGCCGTAAAGCCAACGCGCCGATCCTTAGAATTACGGCTCTAGTTCCTGAAGAGTACGCTGTGGAATCAAGGTTAATTAGAGAAAATTTAACCCAATTTGCTCGTGAACTCAATATCGGTTTCGAAATTGATTTTGTCCTAATTCGTACATTCGAATTGTTATCCTTCAAAGCGATAAAGTTCATGGAGGGAGAGAAGACAGCGGTGCTTTTATCTCCCGCTATCTTCCGACGGGTCGGGTCAGGGTTTGTAAATGAACTCCGTCGAATATCCCCTAACGTGGTGGTACACGTGGACAGCGAAGGACTTATGGGTTACGGTGCAATGTCTTTCCGGCAGACAGTAATCGACGGGCTGGAATTTTACTCTACACTACTGGAATCACTGGAGGCAGCAAATATCGGTGGTGGAAATTGCGGGGATTGGATGAGAAAAATAGAGAATTTCGTGCTGTTTCCTAAGATAGTTGATATGATCGGAGCAGTAGGGCGGCGTGGAGGTGGAGGATCGTGGAGGGATGCCATGGTGGATGCCGGATTCCGGCCGGTTGGACTAAGCCAGTTTGCCGATTTTCAAGCAGATTGTTTATTGGGTAGGGTACAGGTAAGAGGATTCCACGTGGCAAAGAGACAAGCAGAGATGTTGCTTTGCTGGCATGACAGGGCCCTAGTAGCCACGTCAGCTTGGAggtgttaa